One Vicia villosa cultivar HV-30 ecotype Madison, WI unplaced genomic scaffold, Vvil1.0 ctg.001848F_1_1, whole genome shotgun sequence genomic region harbors:
- the LOC131636886 gene encoding uncharacterized protein LOC131636886: protein MSQDHRQLTSDIVSHCIRDLVNTDPLIKVKLIISHITGKYGYNISYRKAWIAKVKAIKSLYVNWETSYNDLPQWLLVMKTYLPGMIIDLETLPAFSNEGSQLGDKMIFHRLFWAFQPCIHGFAYCKPIVQVDGTWLYGRYRGTLLMAVAQDGNGNIFPIAFAIVEGETKDAWSFFLRNLRNHVTPQPNLCLISDRHPSIKSAYDDPANGWQNPPSSHVYCIRHIAQNCMRAIRDKELRYALTESTYNYYRTEIRQTNRDSLEWIENIPKEKWASAFDRGQRWGHMTTNLAEAMNSMLKATRNLPIASLVSATYFRMGALFGQYGHEWTKRLTSGQTFTDKCIKGMTEEVNKASSHNVYQFDRERFYFMVAERINRNDGQPTGTYGVDLRKRTCDCGKFQAFHLPCSHAIAACESIRQDYTIHIPDVFKIQHVFKVYQQSFQILPHQDNWPQYRGATLCHDETMRRKKRGRPNSTRIRTEMDDVEKEKRMCGICREVGHIRSKCPNVAGPSNRP from the exons ATGTCGCAAGACCATAGACAACTTACATCAGATATTGTCTCTCACTGCATCAGGGATCTAGTTAACACCGACCCATTAATAAAGGTAAAGCTCATAATCTCTCATATTACAGGAAAGTATGGTTATAATATATCGTATAGGAAAGCGTGGATTGCAAAGGTAAAGGCCATAAAATCCCTGTATGTAAACTGGGAGACATCTTACAATGACCTTCCACAATGGTTATTGGTAATGAAAACATATCTTCCTGGAATGATAATAGACTTGGAAACGTTACCTGCATTTTCAAACGAAGGAAGCCAGTTGGGTGATAAGATGATATTCCATCGTCTATTTTGGGCTTTTCAACCATGCATCCATGGTTTTGCATATTGCAAGCCAATTGTTCAAGTCGACGGGACATGGTTGTATGGAAGGTACAGAGGGACCTTGTTGATGGCTGTGGCGCAGGATGGGAATGGTAACATTTTTCCAATTGCTTTCGCTATTGTCGAGGGTGAAACCAAGGATGCTTGGAGTTTTTTCCTTCGCAATCTAAGAAACCACGTGACACCCCAACCCAATCTATGCCTAATATCAGACAGACATCCATCGATTAAAAGTGCCTATGATGATCCTGCAAATGGATGGCAAAATCCTCCGTCTTCACATGTCTACTGCATTAGGCATATCGCGCAAAACTGTATGCGTGCGATTAGAGACAAGGAACTAC GATATGCATTGACGGAGTCAACGTACAACTACTATAGAACCGAAATTCGTCAGACAAATAGAGATtctttggagtggattgaaaatatCCCCAAGGAGAAGTGGGCAAGCGCGTTTGATAGAGGGCAACGATGGGGACACATGACGACTAACCTTGCAGAAGCAATGAACTCTATGCTAAAGGCAACCAGAAACCTTCCAATAGCTTCTTTGGTATCGGCCACATATTTTCGGATGGGAGCATTATTTGGTCAATATGGACATGAATGGACAAAGAGGTTGACATCAGGCCAAACTTTTACAGACAAGTGTATCAAGGGGATGACTGAAGAAGTCAACAAAGCAAGCAGTCATAATGTTTATCAGTTCGACCGGGAGAGATTCTATTTTATGGTGGCCGAAAGAATAAACCGCAACGATGGTCAACCAACTGGTACTTACGGTGTTGATCTACGAAAAAGAACCTGTGATTGCGGAAAATTTCAAGCGTTTCATTTGCCTTGCTCACATGCTATTGCAGCATGTGAAAGTATACGCCAAGACTACACCATTCACATACCCGACGTGTTTAAGATTCAACATGTTTTTAAAGTCTACCAACAAAGCTTCCAGATCCTCCCACATCAAGACAATTGGCCGCAATATAGAGGAGCTACTCTTTGTCATGACGAAACTATGCGTAGGAAAAAAAGAGGT